The genomic stretch TGTGTATGCGATCCCGGTTGGACTGGCGAGTTCTGTACCTCTAAGCTATGTGACGCCCGCTGCAGTGACCACGGTCAATGTAAAAATGGCACTTGTCTCTGCGTGTCTGGTTGGAACGGTCGGCATTGCACACTGGAAGGTTGTCCGCGGGGATGCGCCGGACACGGGCAGTGTAAGGTCGCCAATGATGGCCAGTGGTCCTGCAAATGTTTCGATGGATGGGACGGTCCGGATTGTACGACGCTCAAAGAACAGATCTGTGATGATTCAAAGGATAATGACAAAGGTTCGTGCCGACTGCATATAAATACAGGATTGAtggtaaaatttaatttaattagtaaGATATGAATTATGTGTTAATGTATTCTGTTTAGATGGCCTCGTGGATTGCGAGGATCCTGAGTGCTGCCTCAACCCTATCTGCAAAGGCAGTCAGCTCTGCGTCTCTTCACCGAAGCCTACTGATATTCTCCTTAGGAAGCAACCTCCAGCCATCACTGCATCTTTCTTCGAACGGATGAAATTCATCATAGACGAAGGTAGTCTCCAAAACTACGCAAAGCAGGAAAACTTCAACGAAAGGTGAGTGCCTAAATGTTCGGTGTTATTCGTTAGGGTTAAGCGTTAAATAATAACTAGCTAATATTTACTTTGTCGACTAATCCTAAGTCGACAAACGCcgtataaatatttgttatataaGATACGCAATGTTGTGCCCCAGTCGATCccaatgttttatttacattataagaGTGTACCACAAtgctttctttcttttcttacaCTTATATGGaacaaattgtatgtatttgtaaCAATATTGAAGTAACAAACTCTAGAAGATCGACGTCTGCATGTGATACACGTATACTAACGTCGCTGATACTAACGTTTCCGAGCTTCCTTGtttctaaattaatataattatacacaaTATAATACTTACTCATTCTGTCATTTCTCTCGGTTTTTCTAACGCTGCGCAGTATGTTTTGGAACCACTTCAACTCGAGGTAAGACTTGTGAATCGAACGTAGGATAGTGTTTGTTAAATTTAGATTTATCTGCGAGTTTATATTATATCcaacattatattaatatatatttaattggCGACATATATTGTACTTATTATACGTATCTATGTCATGCATGTTGTGCTACTTTAGTGTTAGCTACCTACTATTGTGTCCTGTGAATTTGTGTTcgcttattatttaaatgtttataataaaattattctcatGTATGGTCAACTATTGGAAGGGAATTTTATTAACTCTAGTACAAGGTGGTATATTGATAgcgacatattttttaaaaactagATTTGTGCTTCATTTGAAATTTTCATCTTGGAAACAATTTTGATCGGAACGAAATTCATTCTAAACAACCTACTTAGTCCCTTAGCTTAGTCACCATTAATTAATAGATGACGTAGATTACtcacttataaaatattattcacaaGCCCCATATTTCATAGATGTCCTTCACaaatagaaactagaaaatTCCTCCTGAGTAGACCAATGACCATGATTGGCCAATAAACACACGCATTGGTAAAGTCCTCAAATATTGGTCGACTTAATACTAATGAATACATCGCCCAAATTTTCAGTCGTTCAGCGGTTGTCCGAGGTCGTGTGGTCACATTACTTGGGACTGGTCTCGTTGGCGTCAGGGTATCCACCGATACGCCGCTGGAAGGTTTCACGCTGACCAGAGAAGACGGCTGGTTTGATCTCCTAGTAAATGGAGGTGGAGCTGTCACGTTGAACTTTGGAAGGGCGCCGTTTAAACGAGCTACGAAGGTTGTCTACGTGCCTTGGAACGAGGTAATTATGTTCCTAAGCTGGTGTGAgcattttgataaaatcttctttgccattaatattttttttaagtctgaaACACTcctaaaataaagttaaattcaGCTTACTTTATAGCAATGCATTTGCTAATTCGAAATCGAATTCGTAAACCTGACCTCACTTCTAGGCATGCTTAATACAGTCTTTAATAGTTCAAACAACATTCAAGTTAACTCCATACGGGGTTATTTAGTTTTTCCTCAGGCAGAACATGCAAACCAGCCATTAACCGTAAGGACGTTAAAAATTTTATAActctattatttttcttaaaacttaattttaaacacGGTTTGCCTTGCAGCGGTTCAATTCCAATATATTACTCGTTATACCTATGTTCAGACATTCATAAATGGATGCATTATTTAACAATTAACTATGATTCACGGTTTATGCTTTCGTTTTCTTTTCTCTTAACGAATGCCATCAACtccatttatttaaacaaaatcatcagaaaatgtttttttctcacCTGTCATGTGCTTAAACCAtctttattcatttgttttcaggTTGTGATTATTGACACTGTCTTAATGACGACTATGGATGAAAAGATTAACATGGGCCCTCCGCAAGCATGTCTTGCTCATGATTACGATACTATGAAGCCTGTAGTACTGGCTACATGGAAGCATGGATTCCAAGGAGCTTGTCCTGACAAAAGTGCTATATTAGCCGAATCTCAGGTATGAATTCAAACAGTGAGTTTGAGCTCGAGTCCAAAATTTCCTATTACTGATATGAACATTTTGCTAATAAAATTATGCAATTTCCAGGTGATCCAAGAAAGCCTCGAAATCCCTGGAACAGGGCTGCACCTAGTATATCACAGTTCTAGAGCAGCTGGTTATCTTTCAACCATACAACTGCAGCTTACCCCTGAGAAAATTCCATCGACGTTAGCACTCATCCATCTTAGGATAACAATTGAAGGCATACTGTTCAAGAAGACATTCGAAGCTGATCCAGTCATCAAATTCACGTATCCATGGAATCGCCTCAATGTTTACAAACAGCGAGTATACGGAGTCACCACAGCTTTAGTCAAAGTTGGATATCAGTACACAGATTGTAAGGATGTCATCTGGAATGTGCAAACTACTAAACTGAGTGGACAAGATATGAGTATATCTGACGTTGGAGGCTGGAACTTGGATATCCATCACAGATACAACTTCCATGAAGGTAAATTCTCTTTTTAAGTTACATGCGTGAAACGTTTGGATAACTTACCCAAGTGTTATTTTAGAACCCTTTACCACAGCTTGGGGTTTAAAGCGTCTCGTTTGGAGCTTAAGTATATCTAACCGTTTTGCAGCCATAAGTACAAAGCCATGTAATCTGTTAAGTGGTTCAGTATATTTGACCTCTTCAGTGACAGCGCTCGATCACGTTGAATGACACGCAATGCGCagtgtttataataatatgaagatGATTTACTAAGTTGTATCTTCAAATAAATGAGATGCCTATTTTATGTCATAGatgacacaaaatatttaatgaatggGCTCATtacaatgttattaaataattttcaggaATCCTCCAAAAGGGAGATGGAACAAACGTCTACCTGAAACACAAGCCTCGTGTGATCATCACGACAATGGGTGACGGTCGTCAACGTGAACTGGAATGTGGAGACGAATGCACCGGGGTGGCTTCCAGACAACGGCTTTTAGCACCAGTAGCCTTGGCCGCCGCTCCTGATGGATCCATCTTTGTGGGAGACTTCAATCTTGTTCGGAAGATCAGTCCGGACGGGACTGTGCGAACAGTGGTCAAGTTGAAGtaagttttattattgaaaaaatatgcaaatacaTTTCCCGCTCaatgtattcttttaaaaacacataTCCTTCAATACAATTAATGTTTCACGTTATGTTAAATATCTACGAATGTATTACATAAAACTTACAGTTGCTTGTTATCTTTTCAGTGCCACTCGAGTCTCCTACCGGTACCACATGGCTCTATCACCTCTAGACGGCAACTTATATATATCAGACCCAGAATCTCATCAAATCATAAGGGTGCGCAATACAGAGGACTTCAGCGACCCCGAACACAATTGGGAGACAGTTGTCGGCTCTGGAGAAAGATGTCTTCCAGGTGACGAAGCCCATTGTGGAGATGGAGCATTGGCTAGAGATGCCAAGCTTGCCTACCCTAAAGGAGTCGCGGTTTCCATCGACAACATTGTCTACTTCGCTGACGGTACAAACATCAGAATGGTTGACAGAGACGGCATCATAACAACGATCATTGGCAATCACATGCATAGAGCTCACTGGAAACCCATTCCTTGTGAAGGTACACTAAGCGTAGAAGAAGTTCACCTACGTTGGCCTACTGAACTAGCAATCAACCCATTAGACAACAGCCTCCACATCATTGACGATCACATGATTTTACAAATGGCCCCTGACGGTCGAGTGAAAGTAATTGCTGGAAGACCTCTGCATTGTCCATCACCCATGACCGGAATTGATGTTGAATTGGCAACTTATGCCACATTGGTTATGCCGCAAAGTATAGCTTTCGGTTCAGCGGGCGATCTTTACGTAGCTGAAAGTGATTCACAAAGAATAAACAGAGTTCGTCTTATAACAACTGATGGTAAGATTTCACTGTACGCTGGTGCTGAATCGAAATGCAACTGCTTAGAGAGAGGATGTGACTGCTTCGAAGCTGACCATTACTTGGCCTCCAACTCCAAGTTTAACACAATCTCAGCTGTCATAGTCAGTCCCGATGGTATCGTGCATATAGCAGATCAAGCCAACTACAGAATCAGATCAGTAATGGCAAGTATACCGGATGCGAGTGGAGCGAGGGAATACGAAATATATTCACCTGATACACAAGAGATCTACATCTTTAACAGATTTGGTCAGCACGTAACTAGTAAGAATATCTTGACTGGCGAGAACAACTACGTATTTACCTACACTGTAAACACAAGCAATGGCAAACTCAGCACCGTTACAGACGCAGCTGGCAATAAAGTGTTCTTACTCAGAGACTACTCCACCTCAGTCAACTCTATTGAAAATACAAAGGGACAGAAATGTAGGCTGAAAATGTCGAGGATGAAGATGCTACAAGAACTAAGGACTCCAGACAATTTCAATGTTACTTTCGATTACTACGGCCCAAGCGGATTGCTCAAATCTAAGTACGACAGCACAGGAAGAAGTTACGTCTACAAGTACGATGAATTCGGACGTTTGACATCAGCTGTGACGCCTACTGGCCGAATCATCAATCTAAACTTCGACCTAAGTATCAAAGGAGCCACAGTTCGCATcacagaaaataataagaagCCTATTTCGATCTTGATAAAGGGATCTTCAGTAAATACTCGTACTGGTGAGGCAGAGCAAAAGACTATAATTTCATCGGACAGTAGTATTTCATCCAGTATGCCATGGGGTCATGTAATATCTACAGACACTGTTCCGTACACAATATTGGCTGAAGTTGATCCCATTTTAGGTGAAAGCTTCCCTATCCCTGCGAAACAGCGAACCGAAGTCGGTGGTGACTTGGCAAATAGATTTGAATGGCGATACTTCTTGCGAAAACTCCTTAATAGAGCTAGAAATGGCAAATCTATCGCACAAGTGGGACGGAAACTAAGGATAAATGGTGAAAACTTACTCACTCTAGAATACGATAGAGAGTCATCAACAATAGCAGTGTTCATGGATGATAAGGTAGAACTCCTGAACGTAACTTATGACAGAACTGCAAGACCTGTAAGGTTTGGACCGAGCAGTGGTATATTTGCAGAAGTTGTGCTTGATTATGACAGATTTAACAGATTGACTAAATGGAGTTGGGGTGATCTGAATGAAACTTATGGTTTCGATCGAGCTGGTAGACTAAACGAAATAAGGTATGGCGATGGATCATCGTTAGCATACTCCTTTAGGGATATGTTCACCTCTCTACCACTAAAAGTAACAACACCTAGAGGTAGTGATTATCTACTGGATTACGACGATTCAGGAGCTCTACAAAACCTAACCACTCCACGAGGTCACATTCATACGTTTGCCCTTATGACATCTCTGGGCTATTTCAAGTACCAATACTTCTCCCCAATGAATAGGCATCCTTACGAAATCTTATACAATGATGATGGCAACATTCTATCTAAGATTTTCCCACATCAATCTGGTAAAATTGTTTACGTATATGATAACAGCGGAAAGTTAGAGATGATATTAGCAGGGGCATCTGCTATTCGCTATGTTTACCACGAAAATACACATCTTGTTAAAAACGTAGAAATATCGGACTCTGATTACGAACTAAGGCAAGATTACAAATATCACGCTGGCATCCTAAAAGACCAAAAGATGAAATTCAGTCCCAAGAGCAATCTGAACAACGCTCATTTCAAATATCAATACGACGGCAATGCTCGGCTTTCTACAATTGATGTGAATATCAATAGCAAGGAAATGCCACAGCTGAGAATGAAGTACAATCAAAACTTGGGCATTCTTGAAGCACTCAGCGATTTGAGAATTTACAGAAACACATTCAATAGATCGGTGATGCAAGACACAAGCAAACAATACTTCACGATTACAGATTACGACGACCGGGGTAGAGTGAAGACCATCTTAATAAATATCAAAGCTTTCGATGTTTTCCGTCTTGAAGTAGAATATGACTCAAGAAACAGAATAAAATCGAAGAAGGTTATGATTGGCGATACTTCATCGAACGAACGAATCAGTTACAACTATGACGGTCATTTGATGGAAGTAGTAGGATCTGAGGATGACTGGAAATACGTTTACGATGAGAATGGCAACGTGATTGGAGTTATTGAACACGGAGAAAAACGTTACCTCGGCTATGACATTGGTGATAGGGTTGTACAATACAGCGACATTGAATACAGCAGCTACGATGGCCGAGGTTTTGTCATAAGACGCGGAGAACAAAAATACAGGTACAACTCCCGAGGTCAATTCGTGCATGCCTCCGAAAGGGACAAGTTCCAAATGTGGTATTACTACGATGACAGGAATAGATTGGTAGCATGGAAAGACGACAAGAGCAACGTCACACAATTCTTCTATGCCAACCCGCAAACCCCGAATCTAGTAACGCATGTCCACTTCCCGAAATCTGGCAAAACTGTCCGATATCTATATGATCAGAGAGATTTCTTAACGTGCATTGAAACAGAAGACCAACGATTCTATGTTGCTACTGATCAAAACGGCTCTCCGCTGGTAGTATTTGATGTAAATGGAGAAATCGTAAAGGAAATTAAGCGAAGTCCGTTCGGCAAAATCGTTAAAGACACAAATCCTGAATTCTATGTGCCTGTGGACTTCCAAGGAGGCATTTACGATTATTATACCAATCTGATCTACTTAGACGCTCGGTTATACGATCCTGTAGTTGGTCAGTGGATGACACCGAGCTGGGAACATCTCGCGAGTAAACTTCATCTGCCTACAGACATCTTCATTTACCGATTCAAGAACAACGACCCAATCAACAGAAATCAGAACACTCCTTACATGACGGACCTGAGCAGTTGGCTTCAGTTGTATGGATATGACCTCAACAAGATGATGGGATCAAGATACATCACGAATATGATCTTCCAACCTAAGGTAGAACTGACTGCGCCTAGACTGACACCTGATTTCGAAGTTTTGTCTGGACTTCAGTGTATCATTGAAAAGGTATGTACCCTAATTGacctatttttattgcaaaatataaGTTTAAAAGTAATGAAGATTCTAAACTATGTCGTTATCTTCTAGATAAGCCACAAATTAGCAGACATGAACTTTGTCCCAACTCCACTACTGAAAATGGAACCAATAACCAGAAACCTGCTGCCACGAGTATCATATAAGCGCGGAGTATTCGGCGAAGGAGTTCTTATATCAAGGGTGGACGGCAAAGCGCTGATCAGTGTGGTCGATGGAGCAAACAACGTTGTTGAAGACGTGATAACAACTGTATTCAATAACTCCTATTTCCTAGATGTGCACTTCAACATCCACGATCAGGATGTTTTCTACTTCGTAAAGGACAACACGCTAAAAATCAGAGATGACTTGGAAGAACTTAGGAGGCTATCTGGCAAATTCAATGTCTCACAAGACGAAACGAATGATCAAGGATTAGAGGTAAGTTTCCATTATATCCCTTGTTTATTGTTGTCGTGAAAAATAAACAAGCGCAAGCTAGTATCATAGGAACACAATTTTGatactaagtatttattttcatttccagGTACGAGTTCACGCCGTTGGAAAGGGCTCTGCGCAAGCGGTCATTGTCCTCCGGTACGGTGTAGATCCCAACCAAGAGCGTATCAAACTGTTGAAGCATGCGCACAAACGAGCGGCCGCCAGGGCTTGGGAACGTGAAAAGGCCCTGGTTGCTGCAGGTTGGGACGGCAGGGGGTCATGGACAGAAGAAGAGAAAGAAGAACTTATCTCACATGGAATAGTGGACGGCTGGGTGGCCAGGGACGTCCATTCTGTATCTAAGTACCCACAACTGGCAGACGACCCCGCAAACATCGTATTTGTTCGCGATACCAGAAGAAAACGGAGAAAGAGTGGGAGAGCGCGACACCGCTCATAACTTTAACGTGCCATAAATGAACGCCACTTCGATTTCCAGATTTGATACTGgccattttatgaaaaatagtgAAGTTTCAAATGTGGAATGCCGGTATTTAGTtcttaactatttttttataggaTTGAAAGTGTTTATACGTGGAAAGGAACGACAAAGAGGCTCCTGTGATCGGTGTGTTACTGATGGTTACGGATAATAGGAGTTATTGCTAGGACTGAGTgggaaataaaagttttgtaatgTAAGCTTACGGTTAGGTTAAgattgactggaagccgaaagAAATTCTATGtcgaaaatgtttttgttttcgtgTCGTACTTATGCGTTACAAAGCtcatactttatttttacacactTTATGCCCTTTCATCGTTGGACTGAACTGAATCTCGAAACAACTCACTACAGGGTACcgagtcataaataaataaacttaaataataaaaaaatataataatacaactGAGCATAATACTTATAAAATCATGGAACCAAAATACTCAATATGCAATcacaattttaactttttttattgttcaatgaaatattttttttaccatttttattttgaatagacTATACGTAAATCATTTAAGATGTTATAATTTATCACAAGATCCATGTATTCCTATTAAGTTTTAGCCAAATATTTTGTTCTAtccttacctacatattttaggtacctatatgtaaataaaaatacgtatattttattcttgtaGTTGTTCCTTTTATAGACCTAAGGTCTTTTTACTTCGCAATACTAACACTATTtagcaataattttgtatttaatatccTCTAATGTATCTGACTCtccaaattaaatgaaatctaTTTTTTGCTTGTTAGGTAACTTGCCATAATAACGCTGGCGGGCTTTAAAGTGTCATAAAATTTGTAGAGATCAGATCTCAATATTTTGGCTTGAACTTGAAAGTAACTTTTCTTGCAAATGAGTTATTCAGAGGGGTAATGGGCGATTTTTGTATAATGTAGTTGTGATTCAGGCGtttaattcataaataataaaactttcaagTGCGGCCAAAATGTTCAATCTACGGTGAAAACAGAACAAATTGGACTTGTCATGACCGACTTAGAAAGACTGACTACGCTTTCACTCAAAACGTCAGAGTAACGGAAAGTTTTGTTTTCACTGTTCTTCACAATAAACTGCATtgattattgcaaaaaaataaaaaaatgttactgcCCCAAAAAAAGAGAATTATTTCCATTAGGCGTCGTGTGTTTTCAGTACAGTAGGTAGTCAAGCCATCTTCCCGTTCGGAGCGACAGAGTTCTAAGTAGAATACAATAATCCAAAAAAATAGCATGAcatcgtaaaaaataaaatagactaaataaaataaaactaattaaaatttacaGTCAACGTAATACGTACATTCTGCATGTGTTGTGCAATAATCGAACAGTAGGTCTTATCGTAACCGTTTAGGAACAAACTTCTTGCTGACTTAACAGAACGACTAGAGACTGATTTATTGTTTCCACTCCCCACGTAACTGCTAAGAGAATACGCGCCTAAACCAATACATAAAGCGTAAGAAGTGTGTTTCGCAGTTACGAATGTTAATACTATTGTGATTCGTAGATTTTTCCTTAACGATAAGTCAGCGAGAAGcacaaattgtaattaaaaagtaGATATTTATAGTATATGTCCATAAATGTGTCTCATTTAAAATGTGGTGTCTATTCTGTGTTAGAGATACTTTAATGATAGGTGACTGAGTGGCCGGTGATAGGatgagaatattttttacaaaaaaaaaagtatagacTTGgtgaaaaaaattcaaaattcgaatCTATCGGGTCGGGTGCGGAAGGCCCGCGCGTTGgtgatattttgaaaaatgtgaCTAAAAGAAGCAATACTGTAATGTAATACGTCTTACTCTTTATTTAGAACTTTaaggtgtatttttatttgaaattaattgataatataataatatatctatTGTGAATGTAGTTATTGATTTCATGGTGATATTTAGAGCGGTATGTTATCTTTTTTATGATGTATAAAGAATTCTAatttgtaaataggtacttaattgagTATGTAatctgtaaaaatattgtacataTCTTTAcgcttgaattatttataatgtaacCTGATAAGGATTTTAGGATTATAATGAATTGTAATATATCAAAGTGGAAGGGATTTTACCGAGTGGTTTATATCGTTTGAGCATAgatcaatatttatttgaatgttgGTGTATGGTCAGGCGGTTATTCGACTGTCGCGATAAAAGCTGTTATCAATTTGGCGGGAAAATCAATTGGAGTGACAGCTCCATAGATCACGTGCGGCCATTGACATCCATAGACTTCAGCTTCTAGATTACTTTAGAGAGCTTACAGTGTACGATCTTCACACGAAGCATTTACATGTAGAACTGATTTCCTCGTAATGCATTTAATTTGTATGTAGATATGGTGCATAGACCCCATTAAAATACTCTGAATGTGTATAGATAGTCAACTGTCATACTCTGTTAGTCGGGAGAGTGCGTGCTCATCAGGCGCAAGCATGTACGATAATAATAGAAAGTATTCTAATggaatatgtaataaaaaagtattaaaatattcactttGTTTCATTTTACCTCACCTATTTTAGTTTCTGCGATCTAATTTTTTCACCTACTTACATAAAGGACGCTAacaatttgttaaataaaattcagttttgcattataaaaataatttattatcaatatacaaataaaactataagtgCTTATATACAACTAGTGATATGTTTCACAATGGAATAGACTcgtacaaacaatcaaatcaacaatacaataggtatatacaaaaaatatgtcagCACAACAAATATATTTCGAAACACACATACCTACATCACTACGAAATAGTCTATGTTGTACAAAAATGCGAAATTTATGGCTTTAAAAGTAAAAGCATTTTCTAACTTATACTGCCTCATTCGGCAAATATCACGTAATTAATATTCACGGTTATAGTTTTAGCAGGACCTACAAGCACCCTACTTTAgcatattaaaattatcaagCACTCAATATTTACCATGACCAACACCGTATACAACATCGATATCGACATATCAATGGCACTAAAGCCCATCCTTGCCTCTATAAAAGCGTAGAAAAATACAGATTTAACACTAAGCATTTGGAAGTATTCATTAAAGGTTTGAAATGTCCAAAGATTTAATAATTGTATAACATTTTAGCAATTTAATAACACCGATTCTAATTCAACATCGAAAGTTCACAATAGTATGTTAACATTCAAAATTTCATAatgcctaaaaataaataactacttaCAAGTTAATTTTAACCTTGACTAATTTCCACTATCTATTTATATTCTACAttctactaaaaaaatataatcgatatatctacatatatagTTATTATGCTGCTGTGAATGCGTGCCTCTTTactaatagtaattaatttcTGTAAATTAATAGATCGTCAACTTTTGACATCTAAACATTCATAAATTATCGTaggatataaaaatgttttcagttATAATTTGTATCATTATCACATTTAATTCATAGGATAGCTCATTAACTATAACATGGAATTTAAACACAACTGGCAGAATGCAGATACACA from Helicoverpa zea isolate HzStark_Cry1AcR chromosome 8, ilHelZeax1.1, whole genome shotgun sequence encodes the following:
- the LOC124632192 gene encoding teneurin-m isoform X1, coding for MNGLDRCFFDQRESQQNGDDCSYSYISLGRLHPYGSGSGSGSSSGSGRRRARSGLSDSPTAPATPTSASDNASDATLTDSELPLARDSTLLHNGMLRSTFDRPDHERCLLEGSRLPPDVPPRNPTMSRLNGRITGNPADLGDFEPSCLVRTPSGNFYVPSGEWDIQKNPSMDYKSNSSCSSPGKPEKSTLERMERSDRPHPTFGTPVPVLPVRNNLRSSNFPSAGSRFHFRKGLSSRCSWKCTAIVFIILFVVLLAIASYMTASYFVNWTYQNPKSCTVVVGEPPEVFPASKATSLEFANKTMARPHQSLPTIGTGKTEHHSRHRRSVDVVDRHASSLPPSVSSEDSSTAVNMHDITKPSVNTISLVHGVAEETITQRDEENIEGSNNAFVSSNNDDVSINTGDLTNSVETGTSNKTPLSPTNVASTTTEQIIVPIVEPTTLTSTVAEITTKENNYVSSENNPILIKKHETNVDHSLQVDDKDKSQIKTEINDIAYEPEDMQGDSSTFIRSYGFQKLQFSKIQDQLEKIKEVLHIYTNDSTDVDNDLQKFRYESESSGTKHVLQTSTPKAVTTETVTATETAITTEVTTLSPLPSSTESITTENIKTNEYTTESTAHTTVNKYTTHNEHVINTRPSLNVTNKIITSSTTTETSADETPTVNTGDTKIPDVTNPKHVLINLTISADDAESSAFKQLYSLTLTVPTIGDTNEIPTVKITPMDSEPTQASHFNRPVTLEGSTKINKPTSADSENGGSCECSCPACITNATDDFYDESADNGATTASTYFDSSTVADQISSTGNSDLIESTTEDLSKLTGSTEAETVSTDTSIDTSTDISTQNENISTTDSYMVSETTTEITTETDTISTTETPTKCVCPKVQPPPILILEGARTFPAQTFPPDGTTFKQIILGEKLSKEIPPYSYWNMQFYQTQASYVKFDYMIPRGASIGVYARRNALPTHTQYHILEVLSGFKARTTRTSHKYHLQPSIKKEVTHYMEQGHWFLSLYNDDGDPQEITFIAMIADEMTHNCPNGCSGKGECLMGHCQCQAGFGGDDCSKSVCPVLCSQRGEYINGECQCNPGWKGKECSLRHDECEVPDCNGHGHCVNGKCSCVRGYKGKFCADIDCPHPTCSGHGFCIEGSCICKKGWKGIDCATMDKDALQCLPDCSGHGTFDVDTQTCSCHARWSGDDCSKEICDLDCGLHGRCVGESCVCDPGWTGEFCTSKLCDARCSDHGQCKNGTCLCVSGWNGRHCTLEGCPRGCAGHGQCKVANDGQWSCKCFDGWDGPDCTTLKEQICDDSKDNDKDGLVDCEDPECCLNPICKGSQLCVSSPKPTDILLRKQPPAITASFFERMKFIIDEGSLQNYAKQENFNESRSAVVRGRVVTLLGTGLVGVRVSTDTPLEGFTLTREDGWFDLLVNGGGAVTLNFGRAPFKRATKVVYVPWNEVVIIDTVLMTTMDEKINMGPPQACLAHDYDTMKPVVLATWKHGFQGACPDKSAILAESQVIQESLEIPGTGLHLVYHSSRAAGYLSTIQLQLTPEKIPSTLALIHLRITIEGILFKKTFEADPVIKFTYPWNRLNVYKQRVYGVTTALVKVGYQYTDCKDVIWNVQTTKLSGQDMSISDVGGWNLDIHHRYNFHEGILQKGDGTNVYLKHKPRVIITTMGDGRQRELECGDECTGVASRQRLLAPVALAAAPDGSIFVGDFNLVRKISPDGTVRTVVKLNATRVSYRYHMALSPLDGNLYISDPESHQIIRVRNTEDFSDPEHNWETVVGSGERCLPGDEAHCGDGALARDAKLAYPKGVAVSIDNIVYFADGTNIRMVDRDGIITTIIGNHMHRAHWKPIPCEGTLSVEEVHLRWPTELAINPLDNSLHIIDDHMILQMAPDGRVKVIAGRPLHCPSPMTGIDVELATYATLVMPQSIAFGSAGDLYVAESDSQRINRVRLITTDGKISLYAGAESKCNCLERGCDCFEADHYLASNSKFNTISAVIVSPDGIVHIADQANYRIRSVMASIPDASGAREYEIYSPDTQEIYIFNRFGQHVTSKNILTGENNYVFTYTVNTSNGKLSTVTDAAGNKVFLLRDYSTSVNSIENTKGQKCRLKMSRMKMLQELRTPDNFNVTFDYYGPSGLLKSKYDSTGRSYVYKYDEFGRLTSAVTPTGRIINLNFDLSIKGATVRITENNKKPISILIKGSSVNTRTGEAEQKTIISSDSSISSSMPWGHVISTDTVPYTILAEVDPILGESFPIPAKQRTEVGGDLANRFEWRYFLRKLLNRARNGKSIAQVGRKLRINGENLLTLEYDRESSTIAVFMDDKVELLNVTYDRTARPVRFGPSSGIFAEVVLDYDRFNRLTKWSWGDLNETYGFDRAGRLNEIRYGDGSSLAYSFRDMFTSLPLKVTTPRGSDYLLDYDDSGALQNLTTPRGHIHTFALMTSLGYFKYQYFSPMNRHPYEILYNDDGNILSKIFPHQSGKIVYVYDNSGKLEMILAGASAIRYVYHENTHLVKNVEISDSDYELRQDYKYHAGILKDQKMKFSPKSNLNNAHFKYQYDGNARLSTIDVNINSKEMPQLRMKYNQNLGILEALSDLRIYRNTFNRSVMQDTSKQYFTITDYDDRGRVKTILINIKAFDVFRLEVEYDSRNRIKSKKVMIGDTSSNERISYNYDGHLMEVVGSEDDWKYVYDENGNVIGVIEHGEKRYLGYDIGDRVVQYSDIEYSSYDGRGFVIRRGEQKYRYNSRGQFVHASERDKFQMWYYYDDRNRLVAWKDDKSNVTQFFYANPQTPNLVTHVHFPKSGKTVRYLYDQRDFLTCIETEDQRFYVATDQNGSPLVVFDVNGEIVKEIKRSPFGKIVKDTNPEFYVPVDFQGGIYDYYTNLIYLDARLYDPVVGQWMTPSWEHLASKLHLPTDIFIYRFKNNDPINRNQNTPYMTDLSSWLQLYGYDLNKMMGSRYITNMIFQPKVELTAPRLTPDFEVLSGLQCIIEKISHKLADMNFVPTPLLKMEPITRNLLPRVSYKRGVFGEGVLISRVDGKALISVVDGANNVVEDVITTVFNNSYFLDVHFNIHDQDVFYFVKDNTLKIRDDLEELRRLSGKFNVSQDETNDQGLEVRVHAVGKGSAQAVIVLRYGVDPNQERIKLLKHAHKRAAARAWEREKALVAAGWDGRGSWTEEEKEELISHGIVDGWVARDVHSVSKYPQLADDPANIVFVRDTRRKRRKSGRARHRS